A portion of the Anser cygnoides isolate HZ-2024a breed goose chromosome 29, Taihu_goose_T2T_genome, whole genome shotgun sequence genome contains these proteins:
- the LOC136787511 gene encoding LOW QUALITY PROTEIN: N-alpha-acetyltransferase 10-like (The sequence of the model RefSeq protein was modified relative to this genomic sequence to represent the inferred CDS: inserted 2 bases in 1 codon), giving the protein MNIRNARPEDLMNMQHCNLLCLPENYQMKYYFYHGLSWPQLSYIAEDENGKIVGYVLAKMEEDPDDVPHGHITSLAVKRSHRRLGLAQKLMDQASRAMIENFNAKYVSLHVRKSNRAALHLYSNTLNFQISEVEPKYYADGEDAYAMKRDLTQMADELRKQVEQKERGRPAAPGPGERPRGXRGLRKRGPPAPGAPPEDSGADSKDVSEVSEATESTDVKDSSEASDSAS; this is encoded by the exons ATGAACATCCGCAACGCGCGG cccGAGGACCTGATGAACATGCAGCACTGCAACCTGCTGTGCCTGCCCGAGAACTACCAGATGAAATACTACTTCTACCACGGCCTCTCCTGGCCCCAG CTTTCGTACATCGCCGAGGACGAGAACGGGAAAATCGTCGGCTACGTCCTGGCGAAGAT GGAGGAAGACCCCGATGACGTTCCTCACGGGCACATCACGTCCCTC gcgGTGAAGCGCTCCCACCGGCGCCTGGGGCTGGCGCAGAAGCTGATGGACCAGGCGTCACGGGCCATGATCGAGAACTTCAACGCCAAATACGTCTCCCTGCACGTGCGCAAGAG CAACCGGGCAGCTTTGCACCTCTACTCCAACACCCTCAACTTCCA gaTCAGCGAGGTGGAACCCAAATACTACGCGGACGGCGAGGACGCCTACGCCATGAAGCGGGACCTCACCCAGATGGCAGACGAG CTCCGGAAACAAGTGGAGCAGAAagagcggggccgccccgcagcccccggccccggcgagCGCCCCCGGGG GCGAGGGCTGCGGAAGcgggggcccccagcccccggggcgCCCCCGGAGGACAGCGGGGCCGACAGCAAGGACGTGAGCGAGGTGAGCGAGGCCACCGAGAGCACCGACGTCAAGGACAGCTCCGAGGCCTCCGACTCCGCCTCGTAG
- the TSPYL2 gene encoding LOW QUALITY PROTEIN: testis-specific Y-encoded-like protein 2 (The sequence of the model RefSeq protein was modified relative to this genomic sequence to represent the inferred CDS: inserted 2 bases in 1 codon), protein MSGAGGSGRRCRRHPPPSSAAWIRPPGRAGRRHPLPGARRPHGAPRAPARRMGARRARRLAPRRGEGGLEAAGWCGRGPDAAAGRRSERSPKGKRRLGAKGAGDRQRRLLGAKHEWEKEAEAQGGLEAAAGSCWEQSTSGKGRPEAKGGLEATNGGGSEQHPSGKGRPEPKAGLETTTGSRLARGGSANGGLETAAEPEGSPEPGAALKGGPEPAAAGCPERTGEAKGQKRPSPEECAVISLGEDEDEEEEADEGPGRYLAALEAVQLELEAVEEEAARAFRRLRAKFGLRRRPHLQRRNHLIQHIPGFWVTAFLNHPQLSAMISDRDEDALSYMTSLQVEEFGPARPGCRIRFFFAGNPYFQNRVVAKEFVRGPSGHLVSHSTPIRWWQGQDPRCRPPKGPPSXRSFFAWFGDHSFPAGDRVAEIIKEELWPNPLPFYLLGEGAEGPRKVSPWGVGGAREKKFGGRGGRFWGTGPPTPCPPQPHSESGEDSVVIVDDDEEVQEILDDGDGSGVEEVVAEQPQDGRTDPKGAEIEFGGVQPPPNIVGKKPPPPQKNTSQGVWQP, encoded by the exons atgagcggggccggggggagcggccGCCGCTGCCGTCGTCACCCCCCGCCAAGCTCCGCCGCTTGGATCCgtccgccgggccgggccgggaggcgTCACCCCCTGCCG GGAGCCCGGAGGCCCCACGGAGCCCCGCGAGCGCCGGCACGCCGGATGGGAGCCCGGAGAGCGCGCCGCCTGGCCCCTcggagaggggaaggggggctgGAGGCCGCTGGTTGGTGTGGGAGGGGGCCGGACGCCGCCGCTGGGAGACGCTCGGAGCGAAGCCCgaaggggaaaaggaggctGGGGGCCAAGGGGGCTGGAGACCGCCAACGGCGGCTGCTGGGAGCAAAGCACGAGTgggaaaaggaggctgaggccCAAGGGGGCCTGGAGGCCGCCGccggcagctgctgggagcaaaGCACAAGTGGAAAAGGGAGGCCGGAGGCCAAGGGGGGCCTGGAGGCCACCAACGGCGGCGGCTCAGAGCAACACCCAAGCGGAAAAGGGAGGCCGGAGCCCAAAGCGGGCCTCGAGACCACCACCGGCAGCCGCCTGGCGCGAGGCGGGAGCGCGAACGGAGGCCTGGAGACCGCCGCCGAGCCTGAGGGGAGCCCGGAACCCGGCGCCGCGCTCAAGGGAGGCCCGGAGCCCGCCGCCGCTGGCTGCCCGGAGCGCACCGGCGAGGCCAAGGGGCAGAAGAGGCCGAGCCCGGAGGAGTGCGCGGTGATCTCGCTGGGCGAAGACGAggacgaggaagaggaggcggaCGAAGGGCCGGGCCGCTACCTGGCGGCCCTGGAGGCcgtgcagctggagctggaggccgtggaggaggaggcggcgcgCGCCTTCCGCCGCCTGCGCGCCAAATTCGGGCTGCGCCGCCGGCCCCACCTGCAGCGCCGCAACCACCTCATCCAGCACATCCCGGGCTTCTGGGTCACGGCc TTCCTGAACCACCCCCAACTCTCGGCCATGATCAGCGACCGCGACGAGGACGCGCTGAGCTACATGACCAGCCTGCAG GTGGAAGAattcggcccggcccggcccggctgcaGGATCAGGTTTTTCTTCGCCGGCAACCCCTACTTCCAGAACCGCGTCGTGGCCAAGGAGTTCGTGCGCGGCCCCTCCG gtcACCTGGTGTCCCACTCGACCCCGATCCGGTGGTGGCAGGGGCAGGACCCCCGGTGCCGGCCCCCCAAgggtcccccctc ccgcagcttCTTCGCCTGGTTCGGGGACCACAGCTTCCCCGCGGGGGATCGCGTGGCCGAG atcatCAAGGAGGAGCTGTGGCCGAACCCGCTGCCGTTCTACCTGCTGGGGGAGGGCGCTGAGGGCCCCCGAAAGGTCAGCccttggggggttgggggggcacgGGAGAAGAAATTTGGAGGCAGGGGGGGCAGATTTTGGGGGACGGGACCCCCAacaccgtgccccccccaaccccacagcGAGAGTGGGGAGGACAGCGTGGTGATCGTGGACGACGACGAGGAGGTGCAGGAGATCCTCGACGACGGGGATG GCAGTGGGGTGGAAGAGGTCgtggctgagcagccccaggacggacggacggaccCCAAGGGGGCAGAGATTGAATTCGGGGgggtccaaccccccccaaatattgtgggtaaaaagcccccccccccccaaaaaaacacatctCAGGGTGTTTGGCAGCcttga